In Aerococcaceae bacterium zg-252, the genomic window CGACGCCTTAGCCATTTCCAACAATTTATTTGGATTAGGTTGAATAACTATTTCATTTCCAGATATATTGATTCCACATACGCCCTTAAACAACCATCCGCTAATAGCACCATAAGCATAATGATTTAAAGATTCCTGCGGCTTTCCATTTTGATTAATTCCATCCCATGTTTCCCAAATAGTATTAGCACCTTTATTTATCGCATATAACCAACTTGGATAAGTATCTTGTAACAACAATTTATAAGCGGTATCATAATAACCATATTTAGTTAAAGCAGAACATAAATGCGGCGTCGATAAAAAGCCAGTATTTAAATGATAGTTATTTTCTATTATCATTTTATTTAATTCATTCGCTGCTTCTTGAAGCTTATCTTCTGGTAGCAAATTAAATTGAATGGCTCTTACATATTCATGCTGTCTATCAGATTTAATAATGCCATTGTTTGTAAAAGCATATCGATAGGCTTTTTTAGCATTTTCCGAAATTAACATATACTTATCAGCCTCTTCATTTCGCCCAAGAACTCCTGCTATTTCAGCCATTAAACGACCTGAATAAGCTAAATAGGCAGTTCCTATTGACTTCCGTGGATTCATCATCGCCTGTTGTGCAGTAATCCCTGGTTCACTCCATTCGCCATAATCCATTCCGTTAAGTACAGTATATTTCGAAAACTCACCGTCTAATTGTTCATCAGTAGTCATTTGTGCTCTTCCATATAAAAACGCATACCATTTCTGCATCATTGCATAATTTTCTTTTAATAACGAAATATCACCAGTACGCTTATACATTTCATAAGGCGTAATAATCACTGAATCACCCCACCCCACCGACATACATAACAACTCTGTTATATAACTTCCAAAACTATTTTTGGGGCTAATATTGGCAACTTTACCATCCTCATATTGGTTAACTTGACATTCCAATAACCATTTTCTAACTATAGGCAAACAGTCCATTAAATATAGTCCTGTTTCAATAAATAATCCGATGTCTCCTGTCCAACCTGCCCTTTCTCGAGTTGGACAATCAGTCGGTATATCACAAAAATTCCCTTTCATACTCCAAATGCTGTTTTGTACTAATTGATTAAGCTGCACATTAGAACTCTCAAAATGTCCTAAAGTTTCCATTTTAGAATAAACCGCAACAGCAGTAAATGTTGCATTTGTTAAATCAACATCCGTTTCAATCTTAGCATATTGAAATCCCATTATAGTAAACGACGGTTTGTAATAATTGTAGCCATTTTTACAGATTAATTCGATAATTTGTAATATGCCACCCTCTTTATGACGATCACGTTCTTGAAAATTTTCCTGTGTGAAATTACCATTTTCATCCAATGCCTCACCACACACTAACCTTATCACTTGACCTTCTTTTGCATCAATCTCAATTTCAGGATATCCAGCAATATTCTGTCCAAAATCAATAACTTTATCTCCATTTGGAGTCGTAATAATTTTCCCTACAAATCGTTCATTTTCGATAATCGGAACAGTATTCATACCTTTCAATTTTAGATAATTATTTTCAACTTTAACTTCATGCCAAGCTTCTATCTTACTTAATCTCGCATCGTATATTTCCCCATGCTGCATGTCATTTTGACGTATCGGTCCATTTTGACTGGCTTGTATATCTTGATTCGCTTCACAAATCACTTCCCCATTTGTTTCAACCCTGAACCAAACACCTATATCTTCACCAAAAATATTTCGATCTCCCGAAACACCCGATGTACTTCGATACCAACCGTCGCCTAAGGCAATTAGTAACTGATTATCTCCCTCTTTGAGATAGGAAGAAATATCATAAGTTTGTATGCTAACATGGTAATCAAATGAAGTAGTCCCCGGTGCTAATACCATATCTTCAATTCTTTCTCCATTTATCCAAACAACATACAGTCCTTTTGATGTTATGTATAACCGACTATCTCCTAATTGTTCTACCGTAAAACTTTTTTTCAAATAACTAGCCGGTTGATGTACTTGAAAGTCTCCTGTAATAGTTTGTTGTGGAAACGGCTGCACTGTATTATTTTCTGACTCTTCTGCCTTTTTTTTCCAATTTAAAAATGTATATCGATTAATTGAATCCTCTAGCGAATAATTTTCAATATTGAGTTTATCAATTTCTGGATTAATCCACTGTATAGTAAGATTTTGAGTATCTAATCCCGTTTCGAAAAAAGAAAAGTGACTCCATTCCCCTACTTTTAGTTCCTCATTCCACAGTCGTATTTTCCACGCAAAAACAGTTTTATGCGGTAAATACTCTTGGTATAAATACGACATATCAGAGGAATCTACTTTTCCACTATCCCAAAACAATTCATCCTTAATAAATATTTGAATTTGCCATGCTGTTTGAAATGAATCTTCTTCACAATTCCATGAAAAAAATATTGAATCTGCATCGATTCCAATTGGATTAATCATATGATTAGTTTTTAATCGGATTCCTTTCATTTTTATCTTCCTCTCCGATATATTTTATTGGTATGTAAATAATTTTAATTTTAGTAATTTATATTCATTAAAGCTCAAACGACTCGCCTCGTCTCCATTCAACCGCTTAGTAGGAATCCATCTATTTTTCATAAAGATTCCTTCTTCTAATGAAATAATATCTACATTAGGTTTATCCACATCATTCGAAGCAAAATGCAACATACATCCATTAGCAATAATATAAAAAGTTTCCTCATCTTCTTGCAGTATCAAACACACCCCATCTTTTCTATTAATAATAGGTATATTCATGAGAACATTAAAGATAATATCTCCAAATAACATTGCCCCATTGCTAATACTCTCTGCCGATACAACAGTTATATCATTAGAATTAAAACTTTCTGAACTCACCGCCTGTAATTCATTCGTTCCGTATTTACTAATTAACAGTGGCATCATATCATTAAGTGTTCTTGCCACCCATTGATATTCCAACACATTTTGTGGTTGCTTTAATAACGGATCACTTGTATCTACTCCAAATAAATAAGCAGATATATCATCAAATGGTTGCCCCATATCTTCAAAACCAAACGGAGCAAATCCCGCTGCATGGTAATGTCCAATTGTATATACTAATCTCGGAGCTGCATGCGAATGTGTAGCTGTCTCCGGTATAAATAGTGGATTATCCAATTTCAGATACGAATCACAAACTTCAATAAAATTAGGTACATAGATATCCGGAGCATAAACATCTATTGAGGGTGCTGCATATTTCCACACTTCCATCATTTTAGCAATAGGTCCTCCACTAGGATACACCCCTGCATCTTGCCCTTTATCTAGCCAGCAATTAACAATAAATGGTAAGGAATACTCCTTTTTACCAGCTGCTGCTACCTTTTCTACATAACTTGCGAATTGATACGCTGAAAATACTTCTCCTGCTACCTTGCCAAATATTTCTTCCCAAGTACCCACATTAGGGGCTTTTTCAACTATTTCCTTTATTGTTTTATCCATTGAAGCACTATTAGCCTTCATGTGTTTTATAAATTTCTCCGGAACAGTTTGTATAAATAATTCATCTGCCTTATCAGAATGTTCTCGATCACTTCCCTGCAAACCAACCTCATTCTCAACTTGAATTCCAATAACAGTTCCTATCTCACCGTCAATCTCTTTAATATGTGCCATAAATTTACTAAAGGCTTGTGCATCTGCCTTACATGTTTCTTCCCCCAGATAAGATAATGTGGTATAGGGCATATTATAAAATTGTTTTAATGATACTTTATTTTTTCCTTTTTCAACCTGAGCTCTAGGAAATCTTTCTAAATCTCTTTTTACCCATTCTGGAGCATACATAGATTGTGCATTTTTCCATGTGCCAAACCATAGAAATATTAAGTGCAGTTGATACTCTCTAGCTTGACTAATCAATGCATCAATTAAATCAAATTCGAATCTCCCTTCGATTGGTTCAATCAATTCCCAATATGCTGGTACAAGTACAGTATTCAAACCTAATGTTACCGCTTTTTCAAAAATAGATTCCATCGTTTCTGCACTTGATGCATTCGAATTGTGAGTTTCTCCTGAAATCGCTATAAATGGCTTATTATCAACTGTAAAAACAGTTCTTGTTTTATTCATATTACTCACCCCTTTTTAATTTTTTGGAAAATCCGATTAAGATGTTTTGCTGTTTCAGGATCAGTATCTCCACTTTGTTTCAACAAACTAATTAGGGTCATTCGTCCCATCATTCTTTGTAACGCTGGATTATCCTTAACTCTTTCCGCTACTTCTCCTCTACTAGCAGTATTCTGATTCATCATTGCATCAAGTACACTGCGAGCTTCAGGATGTTTCCTTATTTCTGCAAGTGTATCATTAACTGAATAAAATTCTGGGTCTATCTCTTCGTCATCAAACCAATTTAATACCGCTGCTTTTTTATTCAACACATAATCTAAATTGGGTTCCGATACCTTATTTATATTAATGCAATCAAAAAATTCACCTGATTTGGCCTCAATCACATGTTGGAAACTGATAGGGACTTCAAATGTATAGAAACATTGATTAGCTTTTCGCTCAAATAATTTTCCATCAACATATAAATCTACTGACTCCAAATTAGAATAAACTTTTATCTCCGTTATCTCTTCGACCCTGTCCTTATATCTTCTTCCGCAAATATGAACAAATGGTTCTTTACTCCATACTGACTTATACGCATAAAATGCGTCTTTTTTGACTTTTCTATCAAAAGTTACTAATCCTTTTTGATTTAAACCATGTTCTCCACCCTCATCTCTTCCATCCGCTGCAAAATCAAACATATTCCATACATATGTAGACCACAGCCAAGGTCTATCTTCAATCATATTAATCATATGCTCATGATAAATAGACTGATAACTTTCCGTATAATCCCCTTTTTCAGGCTTTGAAGATTGGAACTTAATATTTGCGTCAGCACCATACTCTGAGAAACCCATTGCTTTATCAGGGTATTTTTCGTGAAATTCATCGAAGAAAACGTTCGTATCTTCCAGTTCACCTAAATACCAGCCATAGTATAAATTATATGCATTGATATCTGGAATATCCAATATTGGACTATCTGTTTCTAGCATAAAAACATTTGCCATTGTAGTTGGACGTGTTTTGTCTAGCTCGTGACAAAGATTATTTAAAATCCGATGATTTTCCAATAATTCTTCATTTACTATACTCGCAGCCGTTATCTCATTAGAAAGTCCCCAACATACAATAGAAGGGTGATTATAATTTTGAACAACCAACTCTTGCATTTGAGAAAGGGTATTCGATACACCATTCTTCATATGCATAGTAATATAAGGGATTTCCGCCCAGACACACATTCCTTTTTCATCGCATAAATCATAAAATGATTGAGAATGCTGATAGTGTGCTAATCTGATTGAATTAGCCCCAATTTCAGTTATCAAATCCATATCGATAATTTCTTGCTCAATAGAGATAGCATTACCTATTCCTTTAAAATCTTGATGTCTCGACACTCCACGTAATGGATATGCTCGCCCATTTAACATAAATCCTTTCTGCGGATCAACTTCAAATTTTCTACATCCAAATTTTGTAGATATGGTTTCACCATTCTCTAACTTTGCCTCTAATTCGTACAAGAAAGGATCATTAATACCATCCCATAATCTTGCATTATTTAAAGTAATCTTACCCTCTGCTTTATCATTTTTTACATCTAACTCATATTCTTTATTCAAGAAAGAAACTATTATTTTCTCAGCATTTTTTGTCCAAGCCTCAATACTAATCTCAACAATTTTTCCCTCTAAATCTATTACTTTCGGTGTAACTTTCAATCCATTAGACCCAAAGTAATCTAAATCAAAGTGCATTTCCGGTACAATCACCAAATGAACGTCTCTATAAATTCCACCGTAAAAAGTGAAATCTGCCGTCTGAGGATACACATGATTCTTCTCATTACTCACTTGCACTAATAATTCATTATTAGTATCAATATAATCAGTTATATCCAACCTAAATCTTGAATAACCACCTTCATGACTCCCTGCTATCCGATTATTGATAAAAACATTCGCAATCATACCCACGCCGTCAAATTCTAAATAAACTCGCCCATTAGATGGTATATCAATCTTTCCAAGTTCACGGCGATACCAAGATGAGCCACGAAAATAATCATTGCCGCCATCTTGTCCATCAATCGCATTCCAAGTATGGGGTAGCGTTACCTTCTCCACCTTGCTCCATTCTCCTGGCATAGACTCCTGACCTTTAATAAATTCCCAATTTTGATTAATATTTACTCTTTTCATATTTCACCTCATAATATATTGAATAATAATGTCGGCAACTATTTTTCATAGCTACCGACATATGAATTACATTTTATTATTGTTTACTTCAGTAGTTTACATATTTTTACTATTAGAGAGTGCTTCTTTTTTCACCGCAATTCTCTCTTGAACACGAACCATTTCATCCATGGTTAAATCACAGTTTTTCATTGCAATTAAAGTAACAATCCAACCTAAAATAGGCAACCCATATGTTACTGCCATCGCAATAAGAAATACTCCTGTTGTCATTTCATCGCCAGGTTGTGGAACAGTTGATGTATAACCGATTGCTGCTATAGCAAATGTAGAAATTAAAGCACCAAAAGATGAAATAATTTTATCAATCAAGCTATAAGTTCCAGAAATAACTGCTGGAATATATTTTCCTGTTCTATCTAACTCGTAATCAACAATGTCTGCCATAAATGAACTATTTGAGATAGTAACACACATTGTACAGCCCAAAACTATAATTCCTAAAATAACATATATGGCTGTTTCCAATCCTTTATTAGCAATTTTACTTGGATCGATGAGAACGAAAAACACTACAGTAACAATAGATGCGATAATACTCGCATAAGTCCAAGTTACAATCCCTTTTTTAGCACCATTTTTCCCAACATATTTTGCACCTATTATTGCAAAAAGAATGGAAGGTATCATAGAAATCAATCGCAAGATACTTGATAGCCCCATATCTCCTATAATTATCCCATATAATAGCGTTGTAATTACGGCTTGTGAGCCGGCATTTTGTGCAATTTTATCCGATGCTGCTGCTGCAATATAAGCTCTTAACGGTTTATTATTTTTAAGTACGTCAATCATATCTTTAAATTTTAACGGTTCAGTTTGACGGTTCGTTCCTAAAAAATTTTCTGGCTTATCAATACCACTAATACCAATACAGCATAGGACATTTCCAACAAATGCTAAAAATAACACTGATCTCACTGCCATAGAAAGGTATGCAGCATTAAAAGTTCCTCCCGCTCTTTGTAAAACGACTACGTTTAAAAAGATACTTAAAGATGTCGGAACTAAGAAGTTAAATAAAGTGGTCCAAACTCCTACCATTGGTCTTTGCTTTGGATCATTAGTCAGTAATGCAGGTATCGTTTGAATAGTCATATTAATCAGTGTATATCCTATTACATAAAGTCCATTTAGCAAAACAAATACAAATGTCCCCATTTGTTTATTGATTAAGCCTTCAAAAATTAACCAAATAGCTACAGATTCAATAATGAATCCACTCATAATTAAAATGCGCAGTTTCCCATATTTCGTTTGGACTCTGTCATATAAAAATGCCAACATAGGATCAGTTATTGCATCAAAGATTCTAGATGCCGTTAAAATCACACCAATTACTGTTGTTGAAATACCAAATCCAATGCTTGCAGCATAACTCACTTGATTCATTAATATATATATAGCCATTCCACCTAAAGCATTAAACGAATATAATATTATTTGCCAAATTTTTGCTTTTCTATAAATCGCTCTACTTTCTTGTGTTTCATGTTGCATCGTTGCTTCCATATAAATCCCCTTTCGTGTTATCGCTTTCATTAATAGTAATTATAATTTACCACGATTTATCAATTTGGGGTAGAAAAAATATGAAAATAATAGAAAAAATATGCTATAATATTATTAT contains:
- a CDS encoding MFS transporter; this translates as MEATMQHETQESRAIYRKAKIWQIILYSFNALGGMAIYILMNQVSYAASIGFGISTTVIGVILTASRIFDAITDPMLAFLYDRVQTKYGKLRILIMSGFIIESVAIWLIFEGLINKQMGTFVFVLLNGLYVIGYTLINMTIQTIPALLTNDPKQRPMVGVWTTLFNFLVPTSLSIFLNVVVLQRAGGTFNAAYLSMAVRSVLFLAFVGNVLCCIGISGIDKPENFLGTNRQTEPLKFKDMIDVLKNNKPLRAYIAAAASDKIAQNAGSQAVITTLLYGIIIGDMGLSSILRLISMIPSILFAIIGAKYVGKNGAKKGIVTWTYASIIASIVTVVFFVLIDPSKIANKGLETAIYVILGIIVLGCTMCVTISNSSFMADIVDYELDRTGKYIPAVISGTYSLIDKIISSFGALISTFAIAAIGYTSTVPQPGDEMTTGVFLIAMAVTYGLPILGWIVTLIAMKNCDLTMDEMVRVQERIAVKKEALSNSKNM
- a CDS encoding family 78 glycoside hydrolase catalytic domain, with product MKGIRLKTNHMINPIGIDADSIFFSWNCEEDSFQTAWQIQIFIKDELFWDSGKVDSSDMSYLYQEYLPHKTVFAWKIRLWNEELKVGEWSHFSFFETGLDTQNLTIQWINPEIDKLNIENYSLEDSINRYTFLNWKKKAEESENNTVQPFPQQTITGDFQVHQPASYLKKSFTVEQLGDSRLYITSKGLYVVWINGERIEDMVLAPGTTSFDYHVSIQTYDISSYLKEGDNQLLIALGDGWYRSTSGVSGDRNIFGEDIGVWFRVETNGEVICEANQDIQASQNGPIRQNDMQHGEIYDARLSKIEAWHEVKVENNYLKLKGMNTVPIIENERFVGKIITTPNGDKVIDFGQNIAGYPEIEIDAKEGQVIRLVCGEALDENGNFTQENFQERDRHKEGGILQIIELICKNGYNYYKPSFTIMGFQYAKIETDVDLTNATFTAVAVYSKMETLGHFESSNVQLNQLVQNSIWSMKGNFCDIPTDCPTRERAGWTGDIGLFIETGLYLMDCLPIVRKWLLECQVNQYEDGKVANISPKNSFGSYITELLCMSVGWGDSVIITPYEMYKRTGDISLLKENYAMMQKWYAFLYGRAQMTTDEQLDGEFSKYTVLNGMDYGEWSEPGITAQQAMMNPRKSIGTAYLAYSGRLMAEIAGVLGRNEEADKYMLISENAKKAYRYAFTNNGIIKSDRQHEYVRAIQFNLLPEDKLQEAANELNKMIIENNYHLNTGFLSTPHLCSALTKYGYYDTAYKLLLQDTYPSWLYAINKGANTIWETWDGINQNGKPQESLNHYAYGAISGWLFKGVCGINISGNEIVIQPNPNKLLEMAKASYASPVGLVKSGWQFENEKLIFDIEIPVNNKARFILPNGKSEVLNPGVHKIIMKWSEIDDKTILL
- a CDS encoding DUF5597 domain-containing protein, producing the protein MNKTRTVFTVDNKPFIAISGETHNSNASSAETMESIFEKAVTLGLNTVLVPAYWELIEPIEGRFEFDLIDALISQAREYQLHLIFLWFGTWKNAQSMYAPEWVKRDLERFPRAQVEKGKNKVSLKQFYNMPYTTLSYLGEETCKADAQAFSKFMAHIKEIDGEIGTVIGIQVENEVGLQGSDREHSDKADELFIQTVPEKFIKHMKANSASMDKTIKEIVEKAPNVGTWEEIFGKVAGEVFSAYQFASYVEKVAAAGKKEYSLPFIVNCWLDKGQDAGVYPSGGPIAKMMEVWKYAAPSIDVYAPDIYVPNFIEVCDSYLKLDNPLFIPETATHSHAAPRLVYTIGHYHAAGFAPFGFEDMGQPFDDISAYLFGVDTSDPLLKQPQNVLEYQWVARTLNDMMPLLISKYGTNELQAVSSESFNSNDITVVSAESISNGAMLFGDIIFNVLMNIPIINRKDGVCLILQEDEETFYIIANGCMLHFASNDVDKPNVDIISLEEGIFMKNRWIPTKRLNGDEASRLSFNEYKLLKLKLFTYQ